A window from Branchiostoma lanceolatum isolate klBraLanc5 chromosome 9, klBraLanc5.hap2, whole genome shotgun sequence encodes these proteins:
- the LOC136441512 gene encoding leucine-rich repeat-containing protein 4C-like: MNVVTCLLYVLMTTRVFVVVESQSCPKGCTCTLMYQHTYCGDQNLKEVPFGISEKTKILILNRNNLTRLNPNALPDLKNMNTLDLTDNSLREIQDGAFNGVSNLETLELYHNRLTAVPSSAFKPLKNLQELGLGANPIVCLDSYAFSYLSSLRMLELKDLKALRGVSKNAFYGLTGLVYLSMVSSNLRTVPYLQHLTGLEELDLSRNSITALTAENFESLPKLKRLLLTSNQLTSVEQDSFDDLKALTDVNLSYNNLTRLPYGLFGKMTSLQEFNLRGNLWNCSCEVMWLVQWMRGNMRSDTRELCGKCANPASERGKFLCDIVPEEINCSVPRIAKPQDTVNVTVGDSAALKCKAGQETAISWITPNGTTIRHGSFRVKVKVFNDGTNTLNITRVTLTDAGVYRCVAKNTVGSDSYATILNVTGSVLPTYIATEVPVLEEPAQTEDTFDASICVIQQDNKSATSSAPQSKANTTFPPTVDIRIRPKGPTIRLDPPQNPITFAPDPSDDSSSNDSNSPKIVDHKTYVIASIAGVVGLGFVIWIIFLIVAKCPRKRNRDHKPKPHQSMFAKRTGKRRKKKKVSFQTSESRMSCLRQPEKEEVITEIPEVFSVSSNCNGIAPGIAPYENMTLNPASETIV, from the coding sequence ATGAATGTGGTAACCTGCCTGCTGTATGTGCTGATGACTACTcgtgtctttgttgttgttgagagTCAAAGTTGCCCGAAAGGGTGTACTTGTACGTTGATGTACCAACACACCTACTGCGGAGACCAGAACTTGAAGGAAGTCCCGTTCGGAATATCAGAAAAGACAAAGATACTCATTCTAAACAGAAACAACTTGACACGACTCAATCCAAATGCACTACCAGACCTCAAGAATATGAATACGCTGGATCTGACAGACAACTCATTGAGAGAGATTCAAGATGGTGCCTTCAACGGTGTTTCTAACCTAGAGACCTTGGAGCTCTACCATAACAGACTGACCGCAGTCCCGTCCTCTGCTTTCAAGCCGCTGAAGAATCTACAGGAATTGGGGCTCGGCGCCAATCCGATCGTCTGTCTCGATTCCTACGCGTTCTCATATCTTTCGTCTCTTCGGATGCTAGAACTCAAAGATCTGAAGGCGCTCAGGGGGGTTTCGAAGAATGCTTTTTATGGATTAACCGGACTTGTGTATCTGAGCATGGTGTCATCGAATCTGAGAACCGTGCCTTACCTGCAGCATTTGACGGGACTTGAAGAATTGGACCTTTCGCGGAATTCAATTACAGCCCTGACCGCTGAGAATTTCGAAAGCCTTCCGAAGTTAAAGAGATTATTGCTGACATCCAATCAATTAACCAGCGTCGAACAGGACTCGTTTGATGATCTCAAAGCGCTTACCGATGTCAATTTGTCATATAACAATCTGACAAGACTGCCGTACGGTCTCTTTGGTAAGATGACATCGCTGCAGGAATTCAATTTGAGAGGAAACCTTTGGAATTGCAGCTGCGAGGTGATGTGGCTTGTTCAGTGGATGCGCGGCAACATGCGGAGTGATACAAGAGAACTGTGCGGTAAATGCGCCAACCCGGCTTCTGAGAGAGGAAAGTTCCTGTGTGACATCGTCCCAGAAGAAATTAACTGCTCCGTGCCTCGGATTGCCAAACCCCAGGACACAGTCAACGTGACGGTCGGGGACAGTGCTGCTCTGAAATGCAAGGCTGGCCAGGAAACCGCCATCAGCTGGATAACTCCCAACGGAACCACGATTCGACACGGGTCCTTCCGGGTCAAGGTCAAAGTTTTCAATGACGGCACCAACACGTTGAACATTACCAGAGTGACACTGACTGACGCCGGAGTCTACCGATGCGTGGCCAAAAACACGGTAGGAAGCGACAGTTACGCCACGATATTGAACGTCACTGGTAGTGTCTTGCCGACGTACATTGCAACTGAAGTCCCCGTCCTGGAGGAACCGGCTCAAACCGAAGACACATTCGATGCTTCTATCTGTGTCATTCAACAGGACAACAAATCTGCAACAAGCTCCGCGCCACAGTCTAAAGCTAATACGACTTTTCCTCCAACGGTCGACATCAGAATAAGGCCCAAAGGACCCACTATCAGACTAGACCCCCCACAAAACCCCATAACATTCGCTCCTGACCCGAGCGATGACAGTTCGTCAAATGATAGCAATAGTCCGAAAATAGTAGACCACAAAACATACGTCATTGCCTCTATTGCCGGTGTTGTCGGACTAGGGTTTGTCATTTGGATCATATTTCTAATAGTTGCCAAGTGTCCAAGAAAAAGAAACCGGGACCACAAGCCGAAGCCACATCAGAGTATGTTTGCCAAAAGGACTGGTAAgagaaggaagaagaagaaggtttCCTTTCAAACGTCTGAAAGTAGAATGTCTTGCCTAAGACAGCCTGAGAAGGAAGAAGTCATCACAGAGATTCCAGAAGTCTTCAGTGTGTCGAGTAACTGTAACGGGATCGCGCCCGGGATCGCACCTTACGAGAACATGACTCTAAACCCTGCATCCGAAACAATCGTATGA